From the Balneola sp. genome, one window contains:
- a CDS encoding long-chain fatty acid--CoA ligase, whose protein sequence is MKYEPTTILSIVAEGAAKNQTGIYSAVKRNGEWIETSIEDFNQMVNDLAMGLYELGVRKGDKVSLHAENSTEWLVIDQAVLSLGAVVVPIYSTQPGEQIKYILENSGTKVHFVSNDEVFAETKPLIKEIKSVEAIISILGSGHKKLKTFESVLEMGHKRSEEEPNLFEKLRNEVEPDDLATLIYTSGTTGVPKGVMLTHNNIAGNALASHEIFPFDTQAHDDPKVISYLPLAHMFERTASYIYAYMGVPPYYIDEVEEIKDDFAAVKPIYMVTVPRLLEKIVTGIKVKGQEMSGLKKQLYYWSVNLAEEYDPENPPATWKYKIADKLVYSKIRELFGGNMIGFNVGGAALSPNIARFINGIGIYCGLGYGLTETSPVLTGPPKGELRIGSSGKPLVDVEIKIAEDGEILARGPNIMVGYYQMPEKTEEAIDEDGWFYTGDIGHLDEDGWLFVTDRKKSLFKLSTGKYVAPQPIENALVNSGFIEQAVVVGSEHKFCGALIVPNWENMKKRFKTTNHEFPEDNLTTNKYVLSRIQKEIDKVNKDLSKWEKVKKFKLLEDQFTIENGEITPTLKVKRSVINKKYKEDIDSIYAEEES, encoded by the coding sequence ATGAAATACGAACCAACAACCATTTTGTCCATTGTAGCTGAAGGTGCTGCAAAAAACCAAACGGGAATTTACTCTGCCGTAAAAAGAAATGGGGAATGGATAGAAACAAGTATTGAAGATTTTAACCAAATGGTGAATGATCTCGCCATGGGTTTGTATGAGCTTGGCGTGCGAAAAGGAGATAAAGTCTCGCTTCACGCAGAGAATAGCACCGAGTGGCTGGTGATTGATCAGGCCGTGCTATCTTTGGGTGCAGTGGTGGTACCCATTTATTCTACCCAGCCGGGAGAACAGATTAAGTATATCCTTGAGAACTCTGGAACTAAGGTTCATTTTGTGTCTAATGATGAGGTGTTTGCTGAAACAAAACCTCTGATCAAAGAAATAAAAAGTGTAGAAGCAATTATTTCTATTCTTGGTTCAGGTCATAAAAAGCTGAAGACATTTGAGTCCGTGTTGGAAATGGGGCATAAGAGATCAGAAGAAGAACCCAACCTTTTTGAAAAGCTTAGAAATGAAGTTGAGCCGGATGACTTAGCTACGCTGATTTATACCTCGGGGACAACAGGTGTCCCTAAAGGAGTTATGTTAACTCACAATAATATTGCAGGGAATGCATTGGCTTCACACGAAATATTCCCATTCGATACCCAAGCACACGATGATCCTAAAGTAATTTCCTATCTGCCGCTGGCTCATATGTTTGAACGAACTGCTTCATACATCTACGCCTACATGGGTGTGCCACCCTATTATATTGATGAAGTGGAAGAAATAAAGGATGATTTTGCTGCCGTTAAGCCTATTTATATGGTTACGGTACCTCGCTTGCTTGAAAAAATTGTAACGGGGATCAAAGTGAAAGGTCAGGAAATGAGTGGCCTTAAGAAACAACTTTACTATTGGTCGGTGAATTTAGCTGAGGAGTACGACCCTGAAAACCCACCGGCGACTTGGAAGTATAAGATTGCAGACAAGCTGGTTTACAGTAAAATTCGAGAGCTGTTTGGTGGTAATATGATAGGGTTTAATGTCGGTGGAGCAGCACTGTCTCCAAATATCGCCCGCTTTATAAACGGAATAGGCATTTATTGTGGTCTTGGATATGGGCTTACTGAAACTTCACCTGTACTTACCGGACCTCCAAAAGGAGAGCTTAGAATAGGATCTTCAGGAAAACCGCTGGTGGATGTTGAAATTAAGATTGCTGAAGATGGTGAAATTCTGGCAAGAGGGCCTAATATTATGGTCGGGTACTATCAGATGCCGGAAAAAACGGAAGAGGCTATTGATGAAGATGGCTGGTTTTACACCGGAGATATCGGTCACCTTGATGAGGATGGCTGGCTATTTGTGACCGATCGAAAGAAATCACTATTCAAGCTTTCAACAGGTAAGTATGTTGCTCCTCAGCCCATAGAAAATGCGTTAGTTAATAGTGGCTTTATTGAACAAGCCGTGGTTGTGGGAAGTGAACATAAGTTTTGCGGAGCGCTAATAGTCCCTAACTGGGAAAACATGAAAAAACGTTTTAAGACTACAAATCATGAATTTCCTGAGGACAACTTAACCACGAATAAATATGTCCTGAGTCGCATTCAAAAGGAGATAGATAAAGTAAACAAAGACCTTTCAAAATGGGAAAAGGTAAAGAAATTCAAGCTCTTGGAAGATCAGTTTACTATTGAAAATGGAGAGATCACTCCTACGCTTAAAGTTAAGCGAAGCGTGATCAATAAAAAGTACAAAGAAGATATCGACAGTATTTACGCAGAAGAAGAATCTTAG
- a CDS encoding four helix bundle protein, which yields MHNYKQLEVWKRGIELASAIYIITKKFPKEEKFGIVSQMRRCSVSISSNIAEGAGRNSDKEFRQFLNISFGSCSELETQLIISENIGYILKEELESILSDLTEIQKMIFTLIKKFS from the coding sequence ATGCATAATTATAAGCAACTGGAAGTATGGAAGAGGGGAATAGAGCTTGCTTCTGCCATTTATATAATTACTAAGAAATTCCCTAAAGAAGAAAAGTTTGGGATCGTCTCTCAGATGAGACGATGCTCTGTTTCTATAAGCTCTAATATCGCAGAAGGTGCGGGAAGAAATTCTGACAAAGAGTTTCGGCAATTTCTAAATATTTCCTTTGGGTCTTGCTCCGAACTCGAAACGCAACTAATTATTAGTGAAAATATTGGATACATATTAAAAGAAGAGCTTGAAAGCATTTTATCAGATTTAACTGAAATACAGAAAATGATATTCACACTTATAAAGAAATTTTCTTAA
- a CDS encoding acetyl-CoA C-acyltransferase (Catalyzes the synthesis of acetoacetyl coenzyme A from two molecules of acetyl coenzyme A. It can also act as a thiolase, catalyzing the reverse reaction and generating two-carbon units from the four-carbon product of fatty acid oxidation), which produces MSKNTAYIVAATRTACGKANKGSLRFTRPDSMGGEVVKDLLNRTKGLEAEQVEDVIMGCAFPEASQGLNMARQIALLGGLPDSVPGVTVNRFCSSGLQTIAMAAERIMAGGADVIIAGGVESMSLVPMGGMSFQPNPDLVDEKPGVYVSMGITAENVAKKYDVSREDQDEFAYQSHKRAIKAWEQGKFEGQITPIKVHEKKVTADGEVVEDSFTFKQDEGPRKDTSVEALSGLRPAFKSDGSVTAGNSSQMNDAAAGVVVVSGEMVEKLGLEPMARYVGFQVAGVAPEIMGIGPVEAVPKVLKKSGLQLSDIDLIELNEAFASQSLAVIRKLGLDKEITNVNGGAIAMGHPLGCTGAKLSTQILYEMKARKSKYGLVTMCIGGGMGAAGIFENLN; this is translated from the coding sequence ATGTCTAAGAATACAGCATACATCGTAGCCGCAACACGAACAGCTTGTGGTAAAGCTAATAAAGGATCACTTCGGTTTACACGGCCGGATTCTATGGGGGGAGAGGTAGTCAAAGATCTTCTGAACAGAACCAAAGGCTTAGAGGCTGAGCAGGTTGAAGATGTTATAATGGGTTGTGCATTCCCTGAAGCTTCTCAGGGGTTAAATATGGCACGACAGATCGCTTTGTTGGGTGGATTGCCAGACTCAGTTCCTGGCGTTACTGTAAATCGGTTCTGTTCATCCGGACTGCAAACAATAGCTATGGCTGCTGAACGGATTATGGCCGGTGGTGCTGACGTGATTATAGCGGGTGGTGTTGAATCTATGAGTTTGGTCCCCATGGGTGGAATGTCGTTTCAACCTAATCCAGATCTAGTGGATGAAAAACCCGGAGTATATGTAAGCATGGGTATCACTGCCGAAAATGTTGCAAAGAAATATGATGTAAGCCGCGAAGATCAGGATGAATTTGCTTACCAAAGTCACAAGCGAGCAATTAAGGCGTGGGAGCAAGGTAAGTTTGAGGGCCAAATCACCCCAATTAAAGTACATGAGAAAAAAGTAACAGCCGACGGTGAAGTTGTTGAAGATTCTTTCACCTTCAAACAGGATGAGGGGCCGAGAAAAGATACGTCTGTAGAAGCTTTATCAGGATTGCGTCCAGCCTTTAAGTCAGATGGGAGTGTGACGGCCGGGAATTCGTCTCAAATGAATGATGCTGCTGCAGGCGTAGTGGTAGTGAGTGGCGAGATGGTTGAAAAATTAGGATTAGAGCCCATGGCAAGATATGTGGGATTTCAGGTCGCAGGTGTTGCCCCGGAAATTATGGGTATAGGTCCGGTTGAAGCTGTTCCAAAAGTACTTAAGAAATCAGGCTTACAATTATCAGATATTGACTTGATTGAATTGAATGAAGCTTTTGCTTCACAGTCACTTGCTGTAATCCGAAAGCTTGGTTTAGACAAAGAAATAACTAATGTGAATGGCGGCGCTATTGCAATGGGGCATCCATTAGGATGTACGGGAGCTAAGCTATCCACTCAAATTTTGTACGAAATGAAAGCCCGTAAATCTAAGTATGGATTAGTTACTATGTGCATTGGCGGCGGTATGGGTGCAGCTGGAATTTTTGAAAATCTAAATTAG
- a CDS encoding 2,4-dienoyl-CoA reductase — translation MFKEDTLSGQTILITGGGSGLGLAMAKGFAKSGADIAICGRTEEKLQKAVKEIQGEREGAVARYYQCDVREYDGVTSMFEQIIADFGSITGLVNNAAGNFLSASEDLSPGGFKAIVDIVLHGSFNCTHVFGNYLIDNEKEGNILNMVTTYAEGTGCAFVLPSACSKAGVLAMTRSLAFEWATYGIRVNAIAPGPFPTEGAWSRLVPKKVLEKNFKNKIPAKRYGEHEELANLAIFLMSDLAPYITGECVVIDGGERLQAGQFNFVDGLMSRSKLKKLFKAMKP, via the coding sequence ATGTTCAAAGAAGACACGCTATCAGGACAAACCATTTTAATTACTGGCGGTGGCAGTGGTTTAGGGCTAGCTATGGCAAAAGGATTTGCTAAAAGTGGCGCTGATATTGCTATCTGTGGAAGAACGGAAGAAAAGCTTCAAAAAGCAGTAAAAGAGATTCAAGGTGAACGCGAAGGTGCTGTTGCTAGATACTATCAATGTGATGTTAGAGAATATGATGGTGTGACATCAATGTTTGAACAAATCATTGCAGATTTTGGATCAATTACCGGTTTAGTCAACAATGCTGCAGGTAATTTCTTGTCTGCCTCAGAAGACTTATCGCCCGGGGGCTTTAAAGCGATAGTAGATATTGTACTCCACGGAAGCTTTAATTGCACTCATGTTTTTGGAAACTACCTGATTGACAATGAAAAAGAGGGGAATATCCTCAATATGGTGACAACCTATGCTGAAGGCACCGGATGTGCATTTGTACTACCATCAGCTTGTAGTAAAGCGGGAGTATTAGCTATGACGAGATCATTGGCATTTGAATGGGCAACCTATGGAATACGAGTCAATGCTATAGCCCCTGGGCCATTTCCAACAGAAGGGGCATGGTCAAGGTTGGTTCCTAAAAAAGTATTGGAGAAAAACTTTAAGAATAAAATTCCTGCCAAAAGATATGGCGAGCATGAAGAGCTCGCCAATCTTGCGATATTTTTAATGTCAGACTTAGCACCTTATATAACCGGAGAATGTGTGGTTATAGACGGTGGGGAAAGGCTTCAAGCTGGTCAGTTTAACTTTGTAGACGGCCTTATGTCTAGAAGTAAGCTAAAAAAATTGTTCAAAGCTATGAAGCCTTGA
- a CDS encoding PspC domain-containing protein, with protein sequence MPAKLRKSRTDKMLAGVCGGFAEYLGWDATLVRIIFALILVSSFGTAVLAYFILAIVMPD encoded by the coding sequence ATGCCAGCTAAACTAAGAAAATCAAGAACAGACAAAATGCTTGCCGGCGTCTGTGGCGGCTTTGCTGAGTACCTTGGATGGGACGCTACTCTAGTTCGTATTATTTTTGCCCTGATTCTCGTATCCAGTTTTGGAACAGCTGTACTCGCCTACTTCATCTTGGCCATTGTAATGCCGGATTAA
- a CDS encoding BlaI family transcriptional regulator has product MRKSLTPLGESEMEILHHVWGMGEATVAQVQEEILKTRKVAYTTVMTIMKNLNDKGYLKYRKDGVTYVYSARKKPQDVQSSLVSGMIDKVFKGSTSALVQTLVKGENLSEGELKELRDMIDDMEEK; this is encoded by the coding sequence ATGAGAAAATCATTGACACCCCTTGGAGAATCGGAAATGGAAATCCTACACCACGTGTGGGGAATGGGGGAAGCAACAGTAGCACAGGTTCAGGAGGAAATCCTGAAAACCCGGAAAGTAGCCTATACTACTGTCATGACAATCATGAAGAATTTAAATGACAAAGGATATTTAAAATATCGCAAAGACGGTGTGACTTATGTTTACAGCGCACGCAAAAAACCCCAGGATGTACAATCCAGCCTTGTCTCCGGAATGATTGACAAAGTATTTAAGGGATCAACATCAGCATTGGTACAAACGCTGGTTAAGGGAGAGAATTTAAGCGAAGGCGAACTCAAAGAACTTCGCGATATGATTGACGACATGGAGGAAAAGTAA